A single window of Candidatus Thermoplasmatota archaeon DNA harbors:
- the pyrE gene encoding orotate phosphoribosyltransferase: protein MNKKELIELLKECQAIQFGRFVLTSGAISDYYIDIKKASTNPRILKKIAEAMAAYKDKYDLLAGMELGAVPLVVALSLETNIPYVIIRKEKREHGTGKQIEGGDVKGKRVLIVEDVATSGGSIIKTVDILRNSEAKLDKVLVVVDRESGARQKIEEMGLDFVPLLTVSEILKK from the coding sequence ATGAATAAGAAAGAGCTCATAGAGCTGCTAAAAGAATGCCAGGCTATCCAGTTTGGACGTTTTGTTTTAACATCCGGTGCAATAAGTGATTATTATATTGATATAAAAAAAGCAAGCACAAATCCTAGGATTCTTAAAAAAATCGCTGAAGCCATGGCTGCGTACAAAGACAAATATGATCTGCTTGCTGGTATGGAACTTGGTGCAGTCCCACTTGTTGTAGCATTATCTCTTGAAACAAATATACCATATGTTATCATCCGCAAAGAAAAAAGAGAACATGGAACCGGTAAACAAATTGAAGGCGGAGATGTAAAAGGTAAACGGGTGTTGATAGTTGAGGATGTTGCGACTAGTGGTGGTTCTATAATAAAAACTGTTGATATTCTGCGTAACAGCGAGGCTAAGTTAGACAAGGTTTTGGTTGTAGTTGACCGTGAGAGTGGTGCTAGACAGAAAATTGAGGAGATGGGTTTAGATTTTGTTCCATTGTTAACAGTTAGTGAGATTTTGAAAAAATAA